From the Equus asinus isolate D_3611 breed Donkey chromosome 9, EquAss-T2T_v2, whole genome shotgun sequence genome, the window GGTTAAGCGTTTACTTAACCAAACCCACTCTTCAAGTCTCCCAGGGGTATGCCTTCACCCACCCACCTCTAGAGACTAACCCAGCTGCTCTCACTTCCCCAGCTTTTCTCACAAGGCACTTGTTACAGGGCTGCTGAGGtgagaggtggggagggctgggaggtGACTCTGAGGGTGGCGTCCAATCTACAGGGTCAGGAGTCAGGGTAGAGGTGGTCAGGGACTAGCGGCTGCCATAGTACAGGCGCACAGCCAGGCCAATGAGCAGCGTGGCCAGGAAGAAGGCAGCTGTGAGCTGTAGCCGCAGCAGGGCTGCTGAGAGCATGGCATTGACCACTAGTGAGCAGGACACAACAAAGAGCCGTGTGATGCTGCTGCCATGCTTCATGACGGCTGACATGAGCAGTCCATTTAGTGCCTGGCTCAGCACCACGAGTGCTGCCCATCCTGAGAAACCCTCCAGGAGGCCTGGGCCGGGGCCGCCACCTGCATGCAGACCTAGGTTCAGGAGCACACCAAAGGTGTAGAGGAAGAGGTTCTGAAGGGCTAAGGGTAGCCGCTGCCGCTTCATGAGCAGTTCTGTGTACACGGATGACAAGCCTGAGATGAGGCAGTACACGACGAGGAGCAGCAGTCCTAGTGGAGTGATATGCAGGGGCAtggggctggcagcagctgcTGGAGGGGGCCCAGAAGGGAGGTTCCCAGGGTTCTGGAGGCCACCAGCTGCATAGCAGACCCCTGCTGCCATGAGCAGCAGCAGTGCTAAGCCCTGGCGTGCAGAGAGGCGGTGTCGGAGGCAGAGGCAGTAGAACAGGGCCGTGCTTCCAATCTTGAGATTGCTCAGTACTTGGTAGGTGCTGGGGTCCATGTAACGTTGAAGATAGATCACCAGGTTGTTGTTAGCGCCGTAGAGCAGGGCTGATAGTGCAAAGGGGACAGCCTGGCGCCAGGGTGGGGCCCCCCGGGGCCATGCCTGCCAGCCCACCAGGAAAGGAAAGGTACACAAGAGCAGCTTGGTCAGCTCAGTCAGCAGCACAGCTGAGGAGGGCCGGAAGGGCACTCGGCCGTCCACACGGCACAGTGCCAACAATGGGGCATGGGCACCATACATAGCAGTGGACAGGAGTAGCATCAGGGTCCAGCGGGCCTGTCTGGGACGGCCCAGGCCTGGCATACCCCCATCCTCTACACTCATGCCCACACCAGACCCCGGGTGGCCTGTGTAAATGGCAAGAGGCagtggggattgtgacacatttGGGGAAAATCAAGTTATGGAGCCAGCTCCCAGGAGGGAGGAGCCATGGTACATCACCAGAGAGAATACTGAGGATCAGAGTCAGCTGCAAACTCCACAATCAGGGCTGGAAGAGGGGCTGCTGGCCCTAGAAGCTGCAGTCTTGGGCCCAGTCCCATGGGGTTAGGGAGGGAAGGAGTCCAGGGTGCTGGCTGAAGAGCCACTGTCCACCCTCTTCAGGAAGGGAAGCAAGGATGAAGGTGGCAGGAAAGTTGGAGACAGCAAACAGGTGATAGCCGAGGAAGCCAGGAATGGTGTCTGTGCTCGAAAGACCTCCACCTGCAGGCCCCAGGTGCTCATCCTGCCTCCCCCATGGCATCCAGAGCTAGTCAGGCCCTTTGCGCAGTGACCGCAGATAGTCCCTTAATGTCTTCTCCACATTGGGCACAGCATATGCCTGAGCTGCGTAGATGCCAGTGCAGGTGCCCACGGCAAAGCCCAATACTGCTGATGCCCTCAGTTTCGCCACCACATAGCCAGCCAGGAAGCCCTTGAGGAATGGGGAGGACAACAGCGAGCCATCCTGTGGAGGAAGATGCAGGAGGAAACTGAGCTAGGCTCAAGTCCTTTTCTCTAACCAGGAGCTACTCGAGCTGGGCTTAGCGTGTCCCACCACCTGCTTCTCCTTACTCTGGAAAGCTGGAGAATTCTCTCCAAAGATTTTCTCAAGGGTCTGGAGGCAGAAAAAGAACCTAGGAGTCCTGATCACACAATCTTAGAACCCTGGGCTTAGAACACTCCAACCACAGAACCCTACGGTCATAAGGCCACAAATGTCCCCGAGGAATCTGACCCCTGCCCGCTTCTCTAGTCTCATTTCCTAGCATGTTCCCCCACTACTGCAGCCAAAGCAAACTGCTTTCAGCCCTCATGTTCATCATGCTACCTCCCACCACAAGGGCCTTGCATATGCTGTTTCATTTGCCTGGAatgtcccctcttcccctcttctAGTTAACCCCTATTTAAGACCCTAGTTTAAGCACCATTTTCTCAGGGAAACTTTCCCTGGGGTCACAGAGAACAGGCCCTCAATAACCATTTGCTGAATAAATCTCCACCACCCACTTAAAAGCATATTGGGCCATGAAGCCTAAGCGGGAGTGGGGGGCAGGCGCAGCTTTACCTGGCCCACACCACTGTTGACTTCATCTTCCACACGCCGCTGCAGGCTCTCCAGCTGGTCCTTGAGAAACGCCAAGTCCTTAAGCTTGGGCAGAGAATCCTAGGACGAGGGAGAGGCTGGTTCCAGCAGACAGATCCAGCCCCATTCCCCGTTCAAGTCTATCAGAGGCTCGGGATGGGGGTAACGGGGTGAGCCTGAGAAACCTCTTCCTATAATACATTCCTGAGATGACAGTGGTCAAGCAAGAAAGGCACTGAAAAGTACAGAATTCACATGGGGGCCAGGGAGGCGGTGACAGATGGGATATGCATCAGTAACTTAAAATAACCCTTACAAAAATTTTATAGAGCAAGCCTATAAGCGTgtaggggaggcaggaagggcagCTAGGAGACCTTCAATCAGGAAAGcactaggggctggccaggtggcacagcggttaagttcccacgttctgcttcggtggcccagggttcgctggttcggatcccaggtgtggacattacaccacctgtcaagccatgctgtggtaggcgtctcacatataaagcagaggaagatgggcacggatgttagctcagggccagtcttcctcagcaaaaagaggagggttggcagcagttagctcagggctaatcttcctcaaaaaaaaaaaaaaaaaggaaggaaagcactAATGATTCGACTATAAGCTACCTGAAAGTGGTGACCAGTCTGTCTTGTCTGTGTCCCGAGGCTTAACACAGGGACTGGCAAGTACGTAGTAAATGTGTGAGTGGTGCTGAACTTCCAGACCAATGGTGAGTAATGGCCCGAGCCGAGGCAGTTTCCTGGACAATCTCGGGGCAGATCTGATTTctgcctgggctcctcctcatTTCCTCGCAAGGCCATCCCAAACTGAAATGTGTGGCTGTATGCGCGCGGGGCGGGAGGCGGAGGGAGCGGGGGCAGCGGGGAATGGCTGTCTGTAGGAGTATAGATAAATGAACTGAGTGATTTTGATCGCATGTAAGTATGAAATGCAGTGTCTGCGCAAGGGAGTGTTTGAATGAGAGAATGAGTGTCCGTGTGAACTGGAAACATCGTGTCTCTAGGAGGAAAACTTCGAGGGCAGGtaatggagcagagagaggaataaGTCAGAGCGAAAGTGTCTGAGCGTGTGCGAGTACTCAGAGACCGTGACGGTCCCCGGGGAAGGGAACGCCTGGGGAATCCCCGGCTCCGCTTGCCTCGCTGAGGCACTCTACAACCCACCGTTGAGGCAGTCTACAGGAGCAAAAGTCCGCCCCCAGGGGAAACAAGGGGTACCCTACCCATGAGCCGCTCCACGGTCTTCTCTCCCCAGGCCTAAAAAGGCGTGAACACCACACCCGACTGGACATCACCCCCACGTTCACTCACCTTGTCATCCGCCATTTTCCCCGCTGAACTTGTTGCGCAGGCGCAGCCCCGCCTCCCTCCTGTCAAGGGTTACGGCCATCTTTACTGAGGGCGGAGGCACTTCCGGGGCATTTTTGGAAAGGGTGGAGGCGCTTCCCTGATGGCCAAGCTTTGGAGGTCTCCTTCTGGCAGATACTACCACGTGACCCGTCCCGTCGCGTCCGGGGCtttgtgtgtgcgcgcgcacacaACTTGGGCGCAATGATCTCACCCGTGCGCGTGTGCGCGCGACGCACATTCGCTTGGCCAGTCTTCCGCCGCTTGGTGTGCTCACGGTTGCGGCGTGATGTCAGCCGGTGCGCTGGCGGCCGTTCGTCTCGCCCGGACTCACGCACGGAAACGCGCACTCACTCGGGGATCCGGACGGCTGTTTACCCGCGCCACCCCTCGGCGAGCGGCGCTGCCCACGCCGGTTCTTTCCCgcccccgggacccggcccctgCCCCGCCGCGTATTTGTGCGGCGCCGGCTGGCCCGGCAGACTCCGGCGCAGAGGCTGGGCGTGTAGGCGCAGCACCTCCAGAGGTCGAGCTGGGCTGAGAGTAC encodes:
- the SLC35A4 gene encoding probable UDP-sugar transporter protein SLC35A4, which gives rise to MSVEDGGMPGLGRPRQARWTLMLLLSTAMYGAHAPLLALCRVDGRVPFRPSSAVLLTELTKLLLCTFPFLVGWQAWPRGAPPWRQAVPFALSALLYGANNNLVIYLQRYMDPSTYQVLSNLKIGSTALFYCLCLRHRLSARQGLALLLLMAAGVCYAAGGLQNPGNLPSGPPPAAAASPMPLHITPLGLLLLVVYCLISGLSSVYTELLMKRQRLPLALQNLFLYTFGVLLNLGLHAGGGPGPGLLEGFSGWAALVVLSQALNGLLMSAVMKHGSSITRLFVVSCSLVVNAMLSAALLRLQLTAAFFLATLLIGLAVRLYYGSR
- the LOC106823764 gene encoding SLC35A4 upstream open reading frame protein, with the protein product MADDKDSLPKLKDLAFLKDQLESLQRRVEDEVNSGVGQDGSLLSSPFLKGFLAGYVVAKLRASAVLGFAVGTCTGIYAAQAYAVPNVEKTLRDYLRSLRKGPD